The Pigmentiphaga aceris DNA segment CCCAACTCTTCGACGCCTTGGCCTAGTACCAGTGCGACCATCTGGGCTCGCCACAGGAACTCACTGACCAGGACGGCAATATCGCCTGGAGCGCGCAGTACAAGGCATGGGGTGAAAAATTGGGTATGAAGGAGGGATCAACCTTTATGTGTATGCGCCGAACCCTACAGGTTGGGTGCATACGCTGGGGTTGGCAAAGTGTGATTGCGACCCTTGCGGAATTGCTGCCCACTCTGAGCAACCCTATCCACGCCCCTCAAAAATGCAGTCTCATCACACAATTCAAGATGCATGGGCTAAGGTAAATGTTTCAGGCTACTCACGAGGAAGTGCTCCTGCCATTTTACTACCGGTATCTTCACAGCATTCGACTGTCACAGCATTACGGAATGCTCGAAGGGATGAGCGACTTGCTAATGGGCAACCCAAATGGGGGACCTCAATGGAGGACGAGTTTAGAAACTCCTACAGAGATCTTGGAGCTGCTGGGGTAAGTGAAAAATGTAAGCGCAAGGCCATCAAACAGGCTTGCAAAAATTTTGTGGAGAATAAATGAATATCGCGCAGTGTATTTCTTATATTGGTCCTTTTTGGCATGCCCGCATGGGGGCTAATGAATCCGCTTTGCGTGATATGGAAACCTATTCGGGCCTGAGCTTGCCTGCAGATTACAAGGAGTTTATGAAGTGGTCTGATGGAGGAGCGGGGAGCATTAAAAACATTTATCTGTCGATGTGGTCATTGTCACAGCTCATAGAGCTTAATGAAAATTATAAAATTAATGGTTATTTAGGTGAGCGAGTTATTGCTATTGGTTCTGATGGGGGACCGATTTGCTTTTTACTTGATTATCGCCTTTCAAAAGAACCGAAATTTTCCAGCGTGAATTTTGGTGATCTTGATCCACAAGAGATTAAAGAGCTTGCACCTTCGTTCGAAGCGGCGATCACGTTGGCGATTTCGGGGAAAATAGTAGGTGACAACCTTTAGCTAGTGCCGCCTGTTACACGTAGAAAAAATGGAGCGTAAAATGAATGGCTTAGAAAAACTTTTTCCCCATTCTGTTGAAAATATTGATCAGTGGGAAAGAGTATTAAAATTTCGATGAGCTTTTGCTGGGGAGCCGTATACAGCACCCGCGACTGGCAAAAAAACACAGCTTGAGAACAGCACACCCTGCGTCAAAAAAACGATCACGCCACACTTTCCGCATCAATGCGCAAAGCACTGTCCGACTTGCATATGCGATCCATTTTCACCGGCACAGCAACCACCTCCGCCAGCGTCTGCACCGCCTCACGGATGGCATCCTCATCCACGCCCGCAAATCCCAACACCACGCCACCATGACTCGGTGCCTTCGACGCCGGCAACCAGAAACGCTCAAGCGGCTCCAGTTCGATATCCGCCGCGCGGGCCGCACGCACCCATCGACGCTCCTCCGCAAGTGACGGCAGCCACAACATGGCGTGCAAACCCGCATCGATAACAGGCGTCGCCACACCCCCCGGTCGATAAAGCTCCCATGCAGCCAGCAACGCATCCCGCCGCGACTTCGCCGCCCGACGCATGCGCCGCACATGACGCTGAAAATGACCTTGCGCGAAAAATTCTGCCAGCACCACCTGCTCCGACGTAGAACAGTGTCGATCCAGATGATTGCGCAGCGCAGCCAGCGAACCCGCCAACTCAGGCGGTACTACCATATACCCAAGCCGCAAGCCGGGAAACAGCATCTTCGACAGCGTGCCCACGTAGATCGTGCGCCCACGCTCGTCCAGCGAAGCCAGCGGCGGCAAGGGCACACCGCGATATCGATATTCGCCGTCGTAATCGTCCTCGATGATCCAGCGACGCCCACGGCGTGCCCAGTCAAGCAGCGCCAGCCGCCGTGGCAAGGACAATGTCACCCCGGTCGGATAGTGGTTCGACGGCGTGACATAGGCCAGCCGGTGACGACGGCCCGTGGGCAACGCATCGGTCTGCATGCCCTGGGCATCGACATCGACCCCGTGCAGACGCGCACCCGTCAACGCGATGGCCGCTGCCGCACGCGGGTAGCCGGGGTTCTCCACCACCGCCACGTCACCAGGATTGAGCAGCATCTGC contains these protein-coding regions:
- a CDS encoding RHS domain-containing protein, with product MGSPQELTDQDGNIAWSAQYKAWGEKLGMKEGSTFMCMRRTLQVGCIRWGWQSVIATLAELLPTLSNPIHAPQKCSLITQFKMHGLR
- a CDS encoding SMI1/KNR4 family protein, producing MNIAQCISYIGPFWHARMGANESALRDMETYSGLSLPADYKEFMKWSDGGAGSIKNIYLSMWSLSQLIELNENYKINGYLGERVIAIGSDGGPICFLLDYRLSKEPKFSSVNFGDLDPQEIKELAPSFEAAITLAISGKIVGDNL
- a CDS encoding PLP-dependent aminotransferase family protein, with the translated sequence MPIFDPTGLVIDRTRPIGLQIVDGLRTRIRAGKLPAASRLPASRELAQLLGVSRSTVLSAYEQLYSEGHLTATVGDGTYVAAQTPPPAAPAIATPDTADNAFHSQTAARLRALGDGIARPGPPRAFRAGIPAMDGFPFDTWARLHARYWRHTSSEQLGYADAAGDPALRARIAEYLSGARGLYCRPEQVLVTSGAQQAIALCAQMLLNPGDVAVVENPGYPRAAAAIALTGARLHGVDVDAQGMQTDALPTGRRHRLAYVTPSNHYPTGVTLSLPRRLALLDWARRGRRWIIEDDYDGEYRYRGVPLPPLASLDERGRTIYVGTLSKMLFPGLRLGYMVVPPELAGSLAALRNHLDRHCSTSEQVVLAEFFAQGHFQRHVRRMRRAAKSRRDALLAAWELYRPGGVATPVIDAGLHAMLWLPSLAEERRWVRAARAADIELEPLERFWLPASKAPSHGGVVLGFAGVDEDAIREAVQTLAEVVAVPVKMDRICKSDSALRIDAESVA